The genomic region TGACAGTTAAAGGGTAGCGCTTAGGATGAGCTAAAACCAGCTCAACTCCCTGACCTGAAAGAGCCACTAAAACATCTTCTAGTTCCGGCCAAACATCACGCAACTGGCCTAACTTTTTATTACCAAGGTAACGATCAAACGCTTTATTAGTATCTTTTACAAAACCCTTTTCTACCAACAAAGTGGCAAAATGTGGTCGTCCAAGCTGACTCTCTCCCGCCAAAGCAACCGCTTCATCATATAAATCAGGTAGCCCCTGTTTAACCAATAAGTCGGCTATCCGTCTGGCTCGGTCAAGACGAATCGCCTGATTTTCATTCACAATAGACAGCAAGGCTACGTTATCTAAGGAAAAATCCAAAGCAACCATGTGCAAAGGAATACCATTCCATTGCGTTGACAACTCGACACCATGAATAAAACTAAGTCCATGTTCAGAAGCTCGCTGACTCGCCTCTGCAATGCCATCTAATGTGTCATGATCAGTAAGAGCAAACAAGGAAACGCCCTGCTCAACGGCAAGATCGACAAGTTCCGTTGGCGATAAACGACCATCTGAACGCGTAGAGTGTGTATGTAAATCGACTTTTCGATAACTTGCTGCTTCAGGCATAGATTGGCTGTTCTTTAAAAGGAATGGTGGTTATCATAAGTCCAGCATACATACATTTAAGTATACATTCACTGGATTTTTATATGAAAATACTGTTCGACTTCCTTCCTATTGTTATCTTCTTCGTTGTTTATAAAATGACAGGCAATATCATTTTAGCAACAGCTATCTTGATCCCCGCCACCATACTTCAAGTGGGTTTCACTTGGTTCAAAAACAGAACAGTAGAAAAGATGCACTTGGTTTCTCTGGCATTAGTTGTACTGCTAGGTGGAGCAACAGTTCTACTTGGAGACGGTGATTTTATTAAATGGAAGCCAACAATTGTAAATGGTTTGTTTGCGATTGCATTTTTAGGCAGTCAATTCATTGGTGATAAAAACATTATTCAACGTATGATGGGTGATAAATTAGATTTACCTTTCAAGGTATGGCGAACATTAAACCTTGCATGGGTTGGCTTTTTCATTATATCTGGTGTCACCAATTTATATGTCGCGTTTTCATATAGCGAAGAAATTTGGGTAGATTTTAAATTGTTCGGTTTATTAGGAATGACCATTGTATTTATCATACTACAAGGCATTTATTTATCATCGCATTTGCAAAATAAGGAATAACAATGCTGTACTCAATTATTGGTGAAGATGTAGCAAACAGCCTTAGCGCTCGCATGCAGGCTCGCCCTGCTCACTTAGCTCGATTGGAGGCCCTACAAAATGAGGGTCGCTTAGTATTAGCTGGACCAAATCCAGCCATCGACTCAGAAAATCCAGGCGATGCGGGCTTTAGTGGCAGTGTTGTTATTGCTGAGTTTGCCAGCCTTGAAGAAGCGAAATCTTGGGCAGACGCAGACCCTTACGTAGCCGCTGGCGTTTATGAAAATGTGACTGTTAAGCCGTTCAAGCAAGTTTTTCCGAACGCCTAAAAGAAACACCCGCTAACCCTTCCCTTGAAGCTTTTAGCCCCTCCCTCTGCTAAGGGGGAGGCTGGGAGGGCGTTATTTCTTCACATCCGAATGCCCAAGATCTCGTTCAGGGTCAATCACATCCCGCATTCTCTGCTTTAGTACTTTCGCTTCTGGAAAACCGTCTTCTTTTTTACGGCACCAAATTTCTTCTCCATTCACCCTAACTTTAAAGATCCCACCTTGGGTTGGTATCAATGTGACGCTCTTGATATCGTCATCAAAGGTTGTCAATAGCTCTTGGGATAACCATGCCGCACGCAACATCCAACGACATAAGGTACAATATTCAATTTCTACGGCTGCAGTTCGCATTCGCTTTTTCTCCAAAATTTTCACTCGACGTCTTGGAACGTCAAGACATACCCAATACTATTGCCCATACATTTAATTAGGAAGTAGCACTATGCGTAAATATCTTATCACTGGTCTGGCTTTATTCACCCTTTGCTCCCAAGTAAACGCCACCGAAGTGGATATTGTAACAAATCAAGGTTCGATTCGAGTTGATCTAAATGATGAAGCCGCACCAAAATCTGTTGCTAACTTTCTTCGTTACGCCGATGAAGGTTTCTATAACGACACGATTTTCCATCGCGTTATTCGTGGTTTTATGGTTCAGGGCGGTGGCTTTACGAAAGACCTAGAACGAAAAACAACCCATCAAGCCGTTGCCTATGAAGGTGACAATGGCTTGGCTAATAATCGTGGCACACTTGCCATGGCGCGTACACAAGATCCGAACAGCGCCACATCGCAGTTCTTTATCAATCAAGTTGATAACACCTTTTTGAATGACGGTGCCCGCGGTGCGGCCGGCTACACTGTTTTTGGCAAGGTCATTTCGGGAATGGATATCGTTGATGCCATCTCTGCTGTACCAACCTCTACAGTTGGTCCCTACCAAAATGTCCCAAAGACACCAGTTATTATCGAGAGCATCACGCGTGTTAACTAGTTACCAGTTGGAATCCCCTGCATTAAGTTGGGGTGAGGATGGCGCGCCTCACTCCAACCAGTTTGACGATGTTTATTTTGACAAAGAGTCAGGACTGGAAGAAACACGCCACGTTTTTTTAAAAAACAATCAGTTAAGCGAACGCTGGGCATCACTTCAAAAAAACGCCTTCGTGATTGCTGAAACAGGCTTTGGTACAGGGCTAAATTTTTTATGTGCATGGCAGGCTTTTTTAGTCGAGGCGGGCAGCGATAAACAGTTGCACTTCATCTCGGTCGAAAAATATCCCATGACCAAAAGCATGCTGACTGACGCATTAAAAATGTGGCCATCTATAAGCCATTTTAGTCAGCAACTAATCGATGCCTACCCAGAGGTGTGCCATGGCTTCCATCGCATTGAATTAGAACAAGGGCGAATCCAATTAACGCTTTGGTTTGGTGAAGCAGAAAACGGTTTCGCGGCGCTTGATGCAGACGTCGATGCTTGGTTTTTAGATGGTTTTGCACCAAGTAAAAACCCTGAAATGTGGTCTGATAACCTATTTCACCATATCCATCGCCTTAGCCACCAAGGCACGACCTGCTCAACCTTTACCGCAGCAGGTATTGTACGTAGAGGGTTACAAAGCGTTGGCTTTGACGTGCGCAAAGTAAAAGGCTTTGGCCAGAAAAGAGAAATGACCGTTGGCGTTCTAAACACCACAACAGCCCCATTGACTGAACGCATGTCTCAGGGACAATCTTGGTTCAACCTTCGCCAAGATGACACTCAAGACATCACTAAGGTATTGGTCGTGGGTGCTGGACTAGCAGGTGCCAATACAGCTTACGCTCTTGCTAAACAAGGCATACAAGTCGAGGTATGGGAACAAGGTGACTGTATTGCTGGCGGCGCGTCAGGTAACCCTCAAGGAATGCTTTACCCTAAATTGGCTGCGCAGGACACACCCGTAAATCGTTTTTATCTATCCGCTTATCTACATGCGACTCGCTTATATTCCAGCCTAGATACAAACAAACAATTCTGGGACGCCTGCGGATTAATACAAATACCGAAGCACGATAAAGAAGCCGAACGCTTTCAAAAGTTGCTCAATGAAAAGCTATACCCTGAAACTATTTTGCAAGCCTCAAAAGACAGAGAAGGCAGTTTACTCTTACCGCTATCTGGCTGGGTCGTTCTGACAGAGCTTTGCAAGACTCTTTTGTCTCATGACAATATTAAGGTTTGCTTAAACACTAAGCTTGAAGACCTTTCTGCCATCAAGACAAATGATCAAACTATTGGCTGGCAGGCTCGATCTGCCGATCTTAAAACTGACTTCTCTCATGTAGTGCTTTGTACAGCCAATGACACCAAAGCCTTAGACATGACACCAAATATGCCAGACTATCCGATTCGGGGGCAAGTCTCGTTTATTGATATAGAAAAAGCCAAGTCAGCGTGCGAAGCCATGGGAGAATCTGCCGATAAAATAAATTTCGACAAAGTACTTTGTGAGTTTGGCTATGTTTCCCCGTCAATAAATGGCTTGCTGCATTTTGGCTCCACTTACGATCTAAAAGATCAAGATGGCCAAGTAAGAGAAGAAGGACACAAACGAAACTTAGCTATTTTGGAAAGCCTGCTTTTATTACCAAAAGAGACTTTTAATAGTGAAGACTGCGGAGGACGAGTATCTTTTAGATGTGCTGTACCAGATTACACACCAATTGTTGGCCCTGTTCAATCGGAAGACATCTATCAGCAAGCTTACTCAAGCCTAACCAAGAACGCTAAATGGCAAAGCAATAACATTGCCGAGCCGATAAAGCAGCTCTATATCAATATTGGACATGGATCGAGAGGACTTATTTCAACACCATTAAGCGGCAGTTATATCGCCAGCTTAATTACGGGAACTCCTTCTCCTTTAGAACAACAAGTAAGCCATAGACTGCACCCAAGCCGTTTTATCATTCGCGACCTAAGACGAAGCCTTTAACATGGCACACTTTATTCACTGCATTGCTCATGAAAACGCAATGCAGTGATGCATGCCACACTATTTCCTTATGACTCAAACAACTCACAAGCACTTGGAATGAGCTCAACGAATCGATTAGAAGTTTGAGGTCGGAATACATATCGATTAAGTTCTGGCAATAAAGCTCGTAACTTATCACTCAGTTGAAGCAAACTTGGATTAATTGGCTCATAAGGATAAACGTGATCCTGTAGGCTCAATTTATGCAATTCATCAAGTTCATCCTGCAATATGCCCTTCATCGCAAAAAAGCGATCTTTCTGATTAATATCATTGGTTTCCCAATAAGCATCGGAAAACGCAGTATTTAATTCATAAAAGATATGCAATGCATCAGCAACATTTTTTTTAGACATATTATCTCCATCTTTTTGAGCAATCTTCACATTGCCCCTTGTAATGTTTAACCCTAACCTTATAACCTACATTCTAAACGTGAATCGATATAGGTGAATACCCCTTGAGTACAACAATGCGTCATGCCGTGACTTCTGACAATTTATGGTCATCCTTACAGATGGAAGCAGAAAAGCTTGCCCAAGATGAACCTATTTTAGCCAGTTATTTCAACACCACTATTTTGCGCCATGAATCATTGTGTTCTGCTTTAAGCTTTTTACTCGCTAGTAAGCTAGACAGCATATCAATTCCCGCTATGGTATTACGAGAAGTATTCGAAGAAGCCATGGCAGATACTCACTCTGGCATTGTCAGATGCATCGAGCAAGATATTTTAGCGATAAAAGAAAGAGATGCCGCTTGCGACACTCTTACAACACCTTTGCTATTTTTTAAAGGCTTCCACGCCTTGCAAACTCATCGAGTAGCAAACTGGCTATGGAAAAACAACCGAAAAAGTTTAGCTTTGTACCTTCAGGGGCAAATGTCCATGGTGTTTAGTGTTGATATCCACCCTGCGGCAACAATCGGCTGCGGTGTCATGTTAGATCATGCCACAGGCCTTGTGGTTGGCGAAACCTGTGTTATTGAAGACAACGTATCTATTTTGCAATCGGTTACTCTAGGCGGTACAGGTAAAGAGCACGGGGATCGTCACCCTAAGATTCGCACTGGTGTATTAATTGGCGCCGGGGCAAAAATCCTTGGCAACATTGAAATTGGCGAAGGGGCAAAAATTGGTGCAGGTAGCGTGGTGTTAGAAGCCGTAGAACATCACACTACAGTCGCTGGCGTTCCAGCAAAAGTAGTTGGTCGTAATATGGGAGAAGACCCATCAAGAGCCATGGATCACAATATCAATCATTGTGTTCGAGAGTGCACTGAATAGCGAAACAGCAAAAGACTTTTACACGACGTTACAGTAGTCGTGCGCATTACGACCTCACATGAGGTCGTAATGACTTAAGTCGCTCTTAGGAATCATCTTTATGGTTTCGCTCTCTGTATCAAATAACAGAACCGCTTCCCCGCTTCGCAACGATCGCAACGCCTGCTCGCGCTTTTGCGCTGCCGACAAATCATAATCGCCATAATCCGTGCCATCACGCGACACAATATCATCTAAAATGGTTTCTAAGGTGTCCGACGCTAACGAATCATAAGGTATTAAAGTATCCAATTAGATCGCTCCATGTTGAGTTAGCAAATTAATCACACCTGCTTCATCAATGATAGGCACGTTAAGAGACTGTGCTTTAGTGAGCTTTGAGCCAGCTTTTTCACCCGCAACAAGACAATCTGTTTTTGCAGAAACCGACCCACTCACTTTTGCGCCTAATGCTTGCAACTTGTCTTTTACTTGATCGCGGCTAAATTGATTCAATGACCCCGTTACCACATAGGTTTTGCCCGAAAGCGGTAATTCATCAACAGATACTTGATGCTTTTTCTCCCAGACAACACCCGCCTCTAACAGACCTTTAATGGTGTCTCGGTTCAATTCCTGATCAAAAAACAAACGTACATGTTGAGCAACAATAGGCCCCACATCTTCCACTTCTACTAAGGCTTCTTGATCTGCCGCCATTAGATCATCCAACTCGGTAAAGTAACTGGTTAACGCTCGCGCCGTGGCTTCACCTACTTCACGAATACCCAATGAATAGATAAAGCGATTAAATTGCGTGCTCTTTGCTGTCTCAATAGAGGCAAGCAGCTTCTCAACTGATTTTTGCCCCATGCGCTCCATAGACAATATTGTGTCTTTTTTCGCTTCTAGGGTGAAAATGTCGACTGGCGTTTTGACCAACTCTTGATCCACCAGCTGCTCTATCAACTTATCGCCTAGGCCATCAATATCCATTGCTTTACGAGAAACAAAATGCTTGAGAGACTCTTTTAGCTGCGCACCACACACCAAACCGCCAGTACAGCGAATGACAGCTTCGCCTTCGACTTGTTCAAGGTCCGAACCACAAACTGGGCAAGCTTCAGGAAAAACAACCTCTGTCGCATCGTCAGGGCGCTTATCAAGCACGACTTGAACAACTTTAGGAATCACGTCGCCAGCGCGATGCACTATTACGAAATCATTGACTTTCACCCCCAAGCGAGCGATCTCATCTTTGTTGTGCAAAGTGGCATTAGAAACGGTTACCCCACCAACAAACACAGGCTCTAAACGTGCAACAGGCGTAATAGCGCCAGTACGGCCCACTTGGAAATCAACACCTAACACTCGGGTCATTTCTTCCTGCGCCGGAAACTTTCTAGCTATCGCCCAACGCGGTGCTCGGGCAATAAAGCCCAGCTGATTCTGCAGAGCAATTTGATCTACTTTATAAACAATGCCATCTATGTCATAGGATAAATCAGCACGTTTTTCATTAAGCATTTCGTAATACTCAATGCAGCCTTGCGCGCCCTCCGCTTTTGCCATTAGGTCATTGGTACGAAAGCCCCACTCACTTAACTGCAGCAAACCTTCATAATGACTTGTCGGTTGATCCCAACCTTCGACATAGCCAATGGAATAAGCACACATAACAAGTGGGCGTTTGGCCGTTATTTTTGGATCAAGCTGACGTAAGCTGCCCGCCGCCGCATTACGAGGATTAACAAAAGTTTTTTCGCCTTGCTCTACCGCCAATGCATTAAGCTTTTCAAAACCATCTTTTGGCATATAGATCTCGCCGCGAACTTCCAACACCGCTGGCGGTGTTTTCGTGCGCAACTTTAAAGGTACGGAGTAAATCGTTTTGATATTAGAAGTAATGTCTTCGCCAGACAAACCATCACCACGAGTGACACCTCGCACCAAACGGCCACCCTCATAACGCAAACTAATCGCCAAGCCATCCAATTTAGGCTCACAGCAATAGGTGACATGATCTGCATTAAGCAACTTACCAATACGCTGGTCGAAATCAGACAGTGACTCATTGTCAAAAGCATTATCTAAGGACAACATAGGGACTGTGTGCGCAACATTAGCAAAACCGCTGTCCGGCTTTTCGCCAACACGCTGAGTTGGAGAGTCGGCCTGAATCCAATCTGGATGCTCGTGCTCTATAGCTTGAAGCTGACGATAATCTCGGTCGTACACGGCATCTGGGACGATTGGTTCATCTTTTACATGATAAGCATAGCTGTAATCGTTAAGTTGCTGGATTAGATCCAGCATGTGCTGATGCGTCATGTTTGTCTCTTGGCTCATAGATAAATAAACTCGAATTTAATTCTTATGACAGGTCTAAAGCAACCAAGGCCCCTTAGGGCCTTGGTTCGTATTACTGTTTGTTGCGCATTAACCGGCGGCGCTCAAAATCACGTATTCGTTGACGACAATGAGCAATGGTTTGATCGCTCATTGGAGAGCGTCGCTCATCACGCAACTCACCACCAAGGTTACGTACTAAGGTCTGAGCGGTTTCAAGCATAAAATCAAACGCTTTCATGCTATTTTTTGGACCAGGCAAGCCCATAAAGAAGCTTACGCCTGGGCAATCTGTTTCACCCATGGTGTCTAAATCGAATGTGCCCGGCTCAATGGCATTTGCCATACTGAACTGCACTCGACCGCGATCAAAACCATCTTCATGACGATGGAAAATATCCATTTCGCCATAGCGCATTCCGCAATTCAAAATCAGTTGAAGCAATTCCATACCTGAGTAATTTTGCTCTTCAGGTGCAAAAATATTGATGACGATAACTTCTTCAATTTCCGCAACGCTATTATCTTCGTAATCACCTTCGTCAAGATCATCAACCACTCCGTTAGGCGTCACTTGATCAATATCAACCTCAGAATAATTACGCTCATAATCTTCATCGACTTGACCGTCGTAATCATTCGATGTCTCTGTCACAAAGTCTAAATCAAGCTCATCTTGCTCGTAGTCTTGCTCATAAAAGCCATCATCAGAGTAGTTTTGCTCAGAGACAGCGGAATCGCCAAAGTCTCGCTCAGGCACTAAAGAAGCCAACTCATCAAGGTGCATTTCTTCATCTCGATCCAACTCGGGACCAGAATCCACTTTATGAGGAACATCCGTTAAAGGCGCTTTTGCGGTTTTTCTAGCATTCTCAAAGGCATTGATAATTGGATCATGCGACGATTTCACTCGCTCCCCTGAAGGTATATTACCATATCCGACAGCAGAACCTTGACGCACAGGTACATCATCTGAATCATCTAGATCAGTGAAATCGTTATCTGCTTGGGCATATTCCTGCCCTTTTTTATACCGACGAAATCCATCTATGAGGATAACGACAATAATGACGACCCCAATCAAGATTAGCCACTCACGCAAGCTAAATTCCATTACTTATTCCGATTTGCATCAATTAATGTTGTTCGTATTATCAAACGAAGCGGCCTAGGATTCAATTACAAGGCGACCTTGATTACGAAAATCTCTTTATGATTTGTAAGTAAACCATGCTTTGTACCGATAATTCGACCTTTTGTAAGATCATTGTCATTAATATTCGCCAATTTAACCACTAAATCCACTTTATCGACTTCTGCCAAGGTCTCCGTTGGCATTAAGGAATCGAGATTGGTTAACAAAATAGGCTGGGCTAAATCCTCAGGAAACACTCTTTGAATAGCAACGGGCATTTTTTGCCCTTTCACTACCGCATAAACCAACAACACATCGTCATTATGCCATGTCAACTTACTGGCATCCCACTCGATCTTAACCGCTAACTGATCGGTAATAATAGGTGCGACTTGCTGATAATCAATTCGACCTAATTCTCGGGCTTTACTGATCGCAGACAACAAGGCTAAACGCTCTGTTGAATGTCTACTGTAGCGGATCGCTTCCTGCCAAGCCAATACAGCCCCTAAATAATTTTGTTGCGAAAAATTTGCCACGCCTTTTAAGTCCAGCGCGGTGGCTTGGGTCGGTGCAACTTGTAAAATGGCGTCCACGACTTTTAACATTTTCGTTGAGCTTTGACCGCCATTGGCATAAAAAACTGCCTGCGCGTATTCCACCAGCAGGTTCACTCGATTCTCAGCATTTTTTGGTAATTTACCTAACGCAGTTTCAAATGCAAAAACAGCCTCTTGGTACTTTTCAGCACTGACATAATCCGTCGCTAGATAATACCAATCCTCAACTCTGCCATAGCGTTCACTGCGATATTTTAAAAAATCACTTACTTTCTGCGGAGTTAACTGTTGTGTTTGCAAATCTTGTGTAAAAACAACCTCTTTTGAATAACCAATCTGCTGATAAAGACTAACACTGCCTAAAACAGCTACAACCACTACCGAAAGCATGACCCAGCGAGCAAAAAAAGTATCATTTTTAAAAAAGCGTTTTTGTCCACCATCAACAGACTGCATTTCAGCATCAAGATCACGTAACAGCTGTGAAGATTCACTAGGCGTTAATCGCCCCGCTTCCTCTTCTTGCACAATTTCTTTTCGACGCACCAGCGCAAATGTCTGCGCACCTTTACCATTTAAACCACGATCAAAAGGACGAATCATGGAGCCAAAAAGATACACTAGGCTCAACACTATCATAGTGGCCATCACCAAATACGCGACCATCATAAATCCCGTCCTCGTCGTTTACGGCTTGTCATTACAACAGCGACAAAAGCCAGAAGCCCTATTCCAAGCAAAATAAATGGCCCATACCAAAGTAAAAAAGTGGCGGTCGAGTGCTGTGGGCGATACAAAACAAAAGAGCCATAACGCGCCACCATATAATCCACAATTTCCTGATCCGTTTTACCTTGCTCTATCATTTGATGGACAAGCTCCCGAAGATCAACAGCGATACCTGAACCTGAGTCCGCCAAGTTTTGATTCTGACATTTCGGGCAGCGTAATTCTTCAACCAAGCTTTGATAGCGGATTTTATTCAACTCTGAGCTAAAGGACATTTGCTCTTGCGCAAAAACAGATAGAGAAAAAGTCACCATGACAGATAAGAAAACACCTTTAATAAACATCATTTCATGTAGCCCTTTATTTCAGGCCAATTTTCAGCGTTAATCACTCCCTGATGTCTATAAACAACCACCCCAGAACGATCAACAACAAAAGTTTCAGGCGCACCTGTCACGCCCATATCAACACCGAAGTTACCGATCTCATCCATTAATATGGCTTGATAAGGATTGCCTTTTTGCTCTAGCCATTGCTTTGCAGGCGCTTTCTCATCTTTGTAATCGATACCAATAATTGGCACCCCCGAATTCGCCAGCGTCATTAAAAAAGGATGCTCGACATGACAGGCAGGACACCAAGTTCCCCAGAAATTAATCAAATAAGGCGTATTCGGTAAATCCTCGTGTGTATAAATCTGATCATCTTTCAATGACACCAAGGTAAAGTCAGGCACTTTTTTTCCAACCAAGGCCGAAGGCATATACTGGGCATCTTTGCCAAGCTGCAAATAAAACACCACGCCTAGCACCAAAAAAACTGCCAACGGCATAAAAAACAGCAACTTGCGCATGGCTACACTCCTGCTCGTTTTCGATAACGTTTATCTAATGCGGCTAACAAACCACCCGCCATCATCATCAAACCACCCAGCCAAATCCAACGCACAAAAGATTTCACGTAAATTCGTACGCCCCAAGCAGAATCATCTAGCCTTTCGCCCAAGGAAACATACAGATCACGAGTAAACCCAGCATCCAGTGCCGCTTCCGTCATGACTTGCTGACGAGTGGAAAAGAAGCGTTTTTCTGGATGAAGAACAGCAACAGCTTCACCCGCTTCACCCGCTTTATAAGCCGTAAATTGCCCTTTGCTTGCCTCGTAATTTGGCCCTTGCACTTGCTCCATTTGATCAAATTGAAATTCATAGCCTGCGATCGTTGCTTTATCCCCTGGCGATAATCGCAACATAGATTCATCACTATTTACGCTAACCAATACAACTCCTATCAGTGTCACCACCATGCCAAGATGAGCCAACAACATGCCGTAGTAATTTCTGGGCAGTTGTAGAGCACGAGGAATAATACCTTTTGTACCGGCAGACACTTTTCCAAACCAATCAGAGAAAGCTAAGCACACCACCCAGAAAGCCACCACTAAACTCAACCAAGTGATAAAGCCAAACTCATAGCGATACACAACTAAACTGGCCAGCGAAATAGCGACGCCTGCTGCGACAGCACATACCTTAAAGAACACACTAAATTTCGTATAGTGCCATTTAGACAGTGGACCAATCGCCATAAAGACCATCAGCAACAGCGCAATTGGTGTAAAAACGCTATTAAAATACGGCGCACCAACAGAAATTTTCCCTAGGTCTAATGCATCAAATATCAACGGATACAAGGTACCTAACAAAACAGTAAGCGTCAGAACCGTTAGTAAGATGTTATTGAGCAGCAACCATGCTTCTCGCCCCGTGGCACCAAAAGACACAGATGAACGCACCTCTGCCGCTCGGATCGCATATAACAACAAACTGCCACCAACAAGCACCAAGAGTAA from Marinomonas rhizomae harbors:
- a CDS encoding DsbE family thiol:disulfide interchange protein gives rise to the protein MRKLLFFMPLAVFLVLGVVFYLQLGKDAQYMPSALVGKKVPDFTLVSLKDDQIYTHEDLPNTPYLINFWGTWCPACHVEHPFLMTLANSGVPIIGIDYKDEKAPAKQWLEQKGNPYQAILMDEIGNFGVDMGVTGAPETFVVDRSGVVVYRHQGVINAENWPEIKGYMK
- a CDS encoding tetratricopeptide repeat protein; translation: MMVAYLVMATMIVLSLVYLFGSMIRPFDRGLNGKGAQTFALVRRKEIVQEEEAGRLTPSESSQLLRDLDAEMQSVDGGQKRFFKNDTFFARWVMLSVVVVAVLGSVSLYQQIGYSKEVVFTQDLQTQQLTPQKVSDFLKYRSERYGRVEDWYYLATDYVSAEKYQEAVFAFETALGKLPKNAENRVNLLVEYAQAVFYANGGQSSTKMLKVVDAILQVAPTQATALDLKGVANFSQQNYLGAVLAWQEAIRYSRHSTERLALLSAISKARELGRIDYQQVAPIITDQLAVKIEWDASKLTWHNDDVLLVYAVVKGQKMPVAIQRVFPEDLAQPILLTNLDSLMPTETLAEVDKVDLVVKLANINDNDLTKGRIIGTKHGLLTNHKEIFVIKVAL
- a CDS encoding cytochrome c-type biogenesis protein — its product is MMFIKGVFLSVMVTFSLSVFAQEQMSFSSELNKIRYQSLVEELRCPKCQNQNLADSGSGIAVDLRELVHQMIEQGKTDQEIVDYMVARYGSFVLYRPQHSTATFLLWYGPFILLGIGLLAFVAVVMTSRKRRGRDL
- a CDS encoding heme lyase CcmF/NrfE family subunit, which produces MFPEIGQFSLILSLFFALSLASVPLIGYWKGNRLLLETARPLTFIMSTLVLVSFVTLSWSFLTDDFSVLYVAQNSNSQLPVWYKFSALWGGHEGSLLLWVLILSGWCSAVALKIRTLPDDIGPIVLAVLGMVSVGFLSFLIFTSSPFARLLPDVPPDGGDLNPLLQDFGLIVHPPVLYMGYVGFSVAFAFAVAALITGNLNASWARWARPWTAASWAFLTLGITLGSWWAYYELGWGGWWFWDPVENASFMPWLAGTALLHSLAVTEKRGVFKSWTVLLAIFTFSLSLLGAFLVRSGVLTSVHSFAADPTRGIFILALLLVLVGGSLLLYAIRAAEVRSSVSFGATGREAWLLLNNILLTVLTLTVLLGTLYPLIFDALDLGKISVGAPYFNSVFTPIALLLMVFMAIGPLSKWHYTKFSVFFKVCAVAAGVAISLASLVVYRYEFGFITWLSLVVAFWVVCLAFSDWFGKVSAGTKGIIPRALQLPRNYYGMLLAHLGMVVTLIGVVLVSVNSDESMLRLSPGDKATIAGYEFQFDQMEQVQGPNYEASKGQFTAYKAGEAGEAVAVLHPEKRFFSTRQQVMTEAALDAGFTRDLYVSLGERLDDSAWGVRIYVKSFVRWIWLGGLMMMAGGLLAALDKRYRKRAGV